The Pontibacter deserti region GAAGTAATTACTAATATGAAACTGGTTCTCAGGGCTTGCTTGCTTCTGCGATAAATAATCAGGGTGTGTATAGCACCTACCAGCACCAGCCACGGAATGTAAACAGCGTTTTCAACAGGGTCCCAGTTCCAGTAACCACCAAAGTTAAGCGTTTCGTAAGCCCAGTAAGCACCCATTACAGTACCGATACCTAGTGTTACAGCTGCAAAGTGTGCCCAAGGCAGCGCAGGACGTACCCACTCACCAAACTTATTTTTCCAAAGACCAGCCATTGCAAAAGCAAACGGAACCAAGGTAGCAGCAAAACCTAAGAAAAGGGTAGGAGGGTGAATTACCATCCAATAGTTTTGCAACAGTGGGTTAAGACCGGTACCATCTTCGGGTTTAAAGTTCGGGTCCATGGCAAAAACCGGGGCGTCTGTCATGAAGTCGCGCATCAGTATAAATGGCGAAGAACCGATCTTTACATCTCCAATCACCACACCCAAAATCATGGAAGTAAGGAACAACTGCACAAACGAGAACATAGCCATTACAGGCGCTTCCCATTGTTTGTTCTTTTTACCTGCGTTCATCAACACCACACCCAGCACTACATGCCAGAAGATCCAGAGCAGGAACGAGCCTTCCTGACCTTCCCAGAAGCATGAGATCATGTAATGAACCGGCAAGTGGTTAGAGGAGTGGCTCCAGGCGTAATAGTACTCGTAGCGGTGCTCGTAAATGATGTTGAAAAGTGCAAAGATTACCACCAGAACGGCAGCACCATGCACGTAAAAAGCGCCACGGGCAAATCGTCGCCAGGTGGTATCGCCAGTAGCTTCGGTAGAGGTACGCGAAGCCATAAAGTAAGCGTAAGAAGACACGATGGCTGCCACAAAAGCAATTATCACACTCAGGTGGCCTATATCGCCGATCAGCGTATTTATCATCTTTAAAAGTTAGAAAGGTAAAGAGTTAGAAAGGTAAAGAGTAACAAGGCTCTCGGTTCTCAACTATAATTTTATAAACCAGCAGTAGTGTTCTGCTTTACTTCTTTTTCTACGTACTTAGAAGGGCACTTCAGCAGGATCTTGTCGGCTACAAACACGTCGTTCTGCATATTACCGGTAATTACCACTTGCTCCGAGCGTTCAAAGTCCTGTGGCTTAGGGTTAAAATACACCACCTTTTGCTCTACACGGTTGGTGTCTACCAGCATAAACGAGAAGAAATTCGGGTCTACCAGCGGGTCGTACTGCATGCCAACAATATGGCCCTTTGCATCTTTCTTCAGGCGGCCAACCACATGTACCTTGGTTTTGCTGCCATCTTCTGCCAACTCTTTCGCTTCTCCAAAATCAACGTAAGTACTAGCATCGCCAGCCGTAGACATGATGATCATGATGGCTGCTGCGATAATGATAATACCGATGATGTGTGACTTCTTCATCTCTGTATAAATGATGTATGATTTCTGGTTTGATAGCCTAACACACAAGGGAGCATATTAAATCCCGGATGTGCGCTGTTTTTATACCTTACCGGAGCTATTCTTTAAATTGCTTTTCAAGCTTACCCACCTTACGGTCAAGCATGATCAGGTAAATGATCAGGCCGATCAGTACAGTCAGTAATACGACTACTACCACGTAAATTTTTCCGTCCTGGCGCAGGGTGTCGGCCATTTCTACTTCGGGTTCGGCAGGTGCAGATGAGTATTCTACCTGCGTTTGCTCAGGCTGTGCCTGCACTTGCTGTACGCCAGCCGAGGTGCAAAGTATAAAGCACCAGACTGCCAGTATTCTAAACAGTTTCATATAAGCGTTGTCTCAGTAATTCAAATCTTGATCTCACGTTCACGATCCAGATGCCTAATAGCGTCCAGCCCAGTACAGCAGGGTAAAACACTAATCGTAGGCGGTTATCTAAGTCGTAAGAGTTAAAGCCGGGGTTTCCGCCGTTGCCAGGGTGCAGCGAATCGGTAAGTCTTGGAAGTATAAACAGCAATGGGATTAAAGCTGCAAAGGCAAAAATGTTGTACACGGCACTGATGCGGGCACGCTGCTGCTGCTCAGCAAAAGAGCTGCGAAGCACCACATAAGCAAAGTAAATTAACAACCCAATGGCCGATGCGTTTTGTTTCGGGTCGTTGCTCCAGTACTCGCCCCATGTAAAGCGGGCCCATTCCATACCGGTAACTATACCCAGCACTCCGAATAAGATCCCCACTTTAGCTGCTTCGTAGGCAACTATATCGTTCTTTATAGTTGGGTTGCGCAGGTATTTAATAGAGTAGATAACCGAAACCAGCAGGATCAGGATCATGCCAAACCACATCGGCACGTGGAAGTATAAATTTCGGATTGTCTCGTTTAGTATAGCCAACCTCGGAACTTCTGACAACATACCTGCCACTACTGTAAAGATCAGCAGCAGTACGGTCAGTATTTTCCACCAGTTATTTTTCATTTTTTAGTCTAAATTATTCGTTTGCAGCACTTTAATATCATTAACACATCCTATTGTTTTTTGTGCCCGAAGCTGCATAAAATGTTTCATAAATACCTTGATTATCCAGCATTTACGAACGCCAAAGGTACGGGAACAAAATATAAGAAACAGTGACAACGATCATGTTTATGGCAAGCAAAGTCAGCAGTTCGTCGAGGCTTGCTCCTCTGTCCAACCCATCCATCGCGTTTTTCGACATTTTTATCAGCATCAGCAGCATTGGCACTATAACCGGGAAGCTAAGTATAGCCATTAAGGTACTGCTGTTCGCCGCCTTAGATGCAATGCCCGAGATCATAGTTAGTGATGTAGAGAAACCAATTGCGCCCAGCAACAGCGACAGTAAAAACATCGGAATATCCTGCACGGGATTACCCAGCACAAAAGCATAAAACACGAAGCAGATAATAGCCAGCAGCAGCATCAGGCAGGTATTATAAGCTATTTTAGCAAGTATAATGCCCTGCGGACTCACAATAGAATAGAAGTATAACAGCCTGCCGCGGTTCTCCTGCATAAAGCTTTTGGCAATAGCATTTACCGATGTAAACAACAGGATGATCCACAGCAATGCATTCCAGATCGGGCCGCTGTCTTCGGAGAACTGTCTTAAGCCAAAGCTCAGGTAACAAACAAACACCGTACTGCCCACATACAGCAACATACCGTTAAAGGCATACTTCTGTCGCCATTCCAGCACCAGATCTTTCCGTATCAGGTATAGTATCTCTTTTAGCAGCACAGCCTTAATTTTCCGCAAAGTTACGACACAATTAATTGGGAAAGTAGTGTTTGTTGAGGATTGGTGATTTGTATCAGTTTTGAGGGCTTTGCTTAGCCGTCTTTGCGAGTGTTAGCTGAGGGAACTTATGTGTCCTATAGTTGCTGGACCTTACAGCGTGCACAGCTCCTGCGAGTGTCTTTATACTGCTTTGTCATCCCGAGCGCCAGCCGAGGGATCTTATATGTCCTATAGTTGAAGCTTATACTTGCTCAAAACAAAGCTATACTTCCATAGTCACTCTTCATCCTGAGAGCTTTACTTGTCTATCGTTCTATAGTCGGCTTTGGCACGCTCAGGGCCGCGGGGCCCCGTCTTCGGGCATCGCGCTATGTACATTTCCTTTGCTCGTACCTTGCAATGCATGCGGCACCGGAACCTCTCGAGGCGCTCAACCCAAAGACTGAGATCGATTTGATAGCTAATCTATAGTTTGATTGAGAAGCTATAGTTTCATAGCCCTTCTGTGGTTGTAATTCCTTTGGGACAAGTCGCGACCTGTCCGCTCTTGGACTGTACCAATGAAACTATAATTTTTGCTCTGACAATAGCAGAACTGTCCCCTTAAGGGGACCACAGGGGTGTTAATGCAGCAACAATAGAACTATATCTGTTGTTAGAGCAATGGCAGCAAACTTCCCTCTCGGGAGGAGTAGGGGTGGTTGGATTAACAGTAGCTACAAACAAAAATCCCGAACTATAGCTGCTCGGGATTTTATATTTTATCGAAATTATAAAGACTTACTGCTCCTGGTTTTCACCACCATTCTTGCCGTTTTCTTTGTCTTTCTTTTTAGTCTTATGCTTTACCACTTTGGCATCCTGGTAGAAAATGATCTCCTCTGCGATATTTGTGATCTGGTCTCCTACACGTTCAAGCTTCTTAATAATAGCCAGCAGTGCCAGCCCTTCGTCTATACTATCTGTATTTGAGCGAAGATACTGTGCTATAACGTTTTCAGATTTACGGTAAATCTTATTCAGCATTTTGTCACGCTTCAAAAGCGCTCTTGCCATTTCGGTGTTATCAGTTTTGTAAGCAACGCGGCAATCATGGAACATGGCCAATGCCTCATCAAACATCGTTACAGCCTTGGTTATTTCTAACATCTCCGGATTGTAAGGCCTCTCCAGGTTCTGGATGTACATAGAAATGCCTTCTGCCGTATCGCCGATGCGCTCCAAATTTGCGTTGATCTTAAGTGAGGCTAAAACTACCCGCAAGTCTACGGCAACCGGAGTATACAAAGCCAGCATGTTTTCGCACATGCGGTCGATCTTTACATCGAAGTTATTTACCTTTTTGCCAAGCTTTATCACTTTGCGGGCCAGGTTTTGGTCAGCATTTACCATGGCTTCGCGGCCACTGTAAAGCTGGTACTCAACCAGATCCCACATCTCCATGAGTTTAACCCGGAGTTGTTCCAGTTCTGAATCTATATGTGCATGCGTCATTATGTAGCTTCTTTTTAAATTGATAACTTATTCTATACTTGCCGAGAAGTATAGAATATCACCCGAAACGGCCTGTGATATAGTTTTGCGTACGCTCATGCTTAGGGCTGGTAAACATTGTTTTTGTTTTGGCATATTCCACCAGTTCACCCATGTAAAAGAAAGCGGTTTGGTCGCTTACGCGGCCTGCCTGCTGCATGTTGTGCGTCACGATCACAATAGTGTAATCATTTTTTAACTCGTAGATCAGCTCCTCAATCTTTGCTGTAGAGATCGGGTCAAGGGCAGAGGTCGGTTCGTCCATCAATATAACCGAAGGCGAAATGGCAAGAGCGCGTGCAATGCAAAGGCGTTGCTGCTGCCCACCTGAAAGCGCCAGAGCCGACTTATCCATTTTATCTTTTACCTCATCCCAAAGAGCCGTCTGTTGTAACGACCTTTCAGCAGCTTCAGCAAGTATCTTCTTATCTTTTATGCCCTGGATTTTGAGGCCATAAACCACATTCTCGAAAATGGTTTTCGGGAAAGGGTTTGGCTTCTGGAACACCATGCCTACCTCTTTGCGAAGTTCATCCACACGCACATCTTTACTATAAATATCACGGCCATCCAGTAGAATATCACCTTCTACCCTGAAGCCTTCGATATAGTCGTTCATGCGGTTAAGGGTGCGCAGAAACGTAGACTTGCCACAACCAGACGGACCAATAAAAGCTGTAACCGCTTTCTCTTCCATCTCTATGTTGATGTTCTTGAGTGCATGGAAGCTGCCGTAGTAGGCATTTAAATTCCTCGCCTCTAATTTATAAGTTTTCTTACCCATGGTTATGTTACCACTTAACTTTACTCTGCCACTTATTGCGCAAGTATACGGCAATACCGTTAAGTATAAATGTTATTAAAAGTAGTATAATAATTGCAGCTGCTGCATTTACTAAAAAGTCTGCCTGCGGTCTTGAAGTCCAGTTAAAGATCTGGATAGGAAGTACGGTAAATTCATCGGTAGGAGAGGTTGGTACAAATGGTACATAAGCCAACGCTCCGATTACAATGAGTGGTGCTGCCTCACCAACCGCTCTGGATAAGGCAAGTATAATTCCTGTAAGAATACCACCAAACGATGCCGGCAGCACCTGGAACCAGGTGGTTTGCCATTTAGAAGCACCAAGTGCATAAGATGCATCTCGTATACTTCGGGGCACTGCTTTTAACGCCTCGCGGGTAGTTACAATGATAATCGGAAGTATAAGCAGCGATAACGTTAACGCGCCGGAAAGAAGACTACCTCCCAAACCTAGTACTCGTCCGAAGATTTCCATACCTAATAAACCATATATGATTGAAGGTACACCGGCAAGATTTGCAATGTTAACTTCCAGGAAATTAGCTAGTTTGGTCTTCTTACTATATTCTTCCAGGTATACGCCTGCTGCAATTCCCAGCGGGAAAGCAATAATGGAAGTAAGTAGCAGAATCCAGAGTGTTCCGGCCCATGCGGTAAGTATACCTGCACGGCTTGCTCTCCTGGAAGGTAGGTTGGTGAGGAAGTCCCAATCAATTCTGGATACTCCTTCTATTATAATATCAACAAGAAAGATAGCAAGTACTACCAAGCCAATAAAGGTGCAGAACACACCAAACACTTGGAATGCTTTATCCTTCAGTCTGTTTTTGTCTGCGTTAGTCATATTTTTCTTGGTATTTCTTTTTAACCCAGAAGCTTAGGTTATTAAGAGCAAATGTGAAAATAAAAAGTGTGATACCTGCAGCAAATATTGTTTTGTACTCAAGCGAGCCATGTGGTACGTCGCCTAAACTTACTTGTACAATATAAGTGGTTATTGTTTCGATAGGCACCAGTGGGTTAAGCGTAAGGCGTGGCTGCTGACCTGCAGCAATAGCTACGATCATGGTCTCGCCAACTGCCCTGGAAATAGCAAGTATAACCGATACTACTATACCCGACGAAGCTGCCGGAACCATTACCCCAAATGCAGTTTGCAGGCGCGTAGACCCCATACCATAAGCAGCCTCACGTAGCGACCGGGGCACCGCACTTATAGCATCCTCGCTAAGCGAAGAGATCATCGGGATGATCATGATACCCATTACAATACCAGCCGAAAGAGAGTTAAAACCAGCCAGATTAGGAATTATAGTTTGCAGGAAAGGCGTAACAACCGTAAGCGCAAAGAAACCATACACTACCGTTGGAATCGTAGCTAAAATCTCCAGAAGTGGCTTAACAGTTTTCTTGAAACGACCAGGGGCATACTCGTTCAGGTATACTGCTATAGTTAGGCCAACTGGCAGGGCCACAGCAATGGCGATGGCTGTAGTAAGCAAAGTGCCGGTAACCAACGGGAGTATACCAAAATGCTTCTGGGCAAACAATGGAGTCCATTCATCATCCGTCAGGAAGTCCATAATAGAAACTTCGCTAAAGAAACTGATTGACTGTGACAGCAAAACCCAGATAATGGCTGCTGTAATAAGTATAGTTATCACAGCCGATAACCATAGCAACCCTTCAATTATTCGCTCTTGTACTCTCAAGGGAAACATTTTACACATCAAATGCGACCTCCAGTAGGAGGTCGCATTTGATGCAAATTAGATAATATTATTTGACTCTATTACTTCTTAGCAGTGCCTGAAGCAAATTGCTTGAATTTCGCTTTCTGCTCCTCATATTGCTCGGCAGGCATAGGTATGTAGCCAACTTCTTCACTTAATGTTGCGGCATTATCTAAATAGAAGTTAACAAACTCAACAACTTCAGGGCGGGCAGCCGCTTTAGAGTTAACATAGATAAACAGTGGGCGTGAAAGCGGGGCATAAGAGCCATCTTTTACAGTTTCAACTGTTGGCATGATAGCGCCTTTGCCATTTGCATCATTTTCATCGTTAACCGGTACTGCTTTCAGTTTGGTTTTATTCTCTTCGTAATAAGCATAACCAAAGAACCCAAGAGCCAGCGGGTCAGTTGATACACCTTGTACCAGCACGTTATCATCTTCGCTGGCAGTATAGTCGCCACGGCTCGAGTGACTCTCACCAACTATAGCTTCTGTAAAGTAATCGTAAGTACCAGATTCAACACCGGCACCGTAAAGATGGATTTCTTTGTCAGGCCACTCCGGAC contains the following coding sequences:
- a CDS encoding cytochrome c maturation protein CcmE domain-containing protein encodes the protein MKKSHIIGIIIIAAAIMIIMSTAGDASTYVDFGEAKELAEDGSKTKVHVVGRLKKDAKGHIVGMQYDPLVDPNFFSFMLVDTNRVEQKVVYFNPKPQDFERSEQVVITGNMQNDVFVADKILLKCPSKYVEKEVKQNTTAGL
- a CDS encoding CcmD family protein; the encoded protein is MKLFRILAVWCFILCTSAGVQQVQAQPEQTQVEYSSAPAEPEVEMADTLRQDGKIYVVVVVLLTVLIGLIIYLIMLDRKVGKLEKQFKE
- the ccsA gene encoding cytochrome c biogenesis protein CcsA gives rise to the protein MKNNWWKILTVLLLIFTVVAGMLSEVPRLAILNETIRNLYFHVPMWFGMILILLVSVIYSIKYLRNPTIKNDIVAYEAAKVGILFGVLGIVTGMEWARFTWGEYWSNDPKQNASAIGLLIYFAYVVLRSSFAEQQQRARISAVYNIFAFAALIPLLFILPRLTDSLHPGNGGNPGFNSYDLDNRLRLVFYPAVLGWTLLGIWIVNVRSRFELLRQRLYETV
- a CDS encoding heme exporter protein CcmB, with the translated sequence MRKDLVLEWRQKYAFNGMLLYVGSTVFVCYLSFGLRQFSEDSGPIWNALLWIILLFTSVNAIAKSFMQENRGRLLYFYSIVSPQGIILAKIAYNTCLMLLLAIICFVFYAFVLGNPVQDIPMFLLSLLLGAIGFSTSLTMISGIASKAANSSTLMAILSFPVIVPMLLMLIKMSKNAMDGLDRGASLDELLTLLAINMIVVTVSYILFPYLWRS
- the phoU gene encoding phosphate signaling complex protein PhoU; amino-acid sequence: MTHAHIDSELEQLRVKLMEMWDLVEYQLYSGREAMVNADQNLARKVIKLGKKVNNFDVKIDRMCENMLALYTPVAVDLRVVLASLKINANLERIGDTAEGISMYIQNLERPYNPEMLEITKAVTMFDEALAMFHDCRVAYKTDNTEMARALLKRDKMLNKIYRKSENVIAQYLRSNTDSIDEGLALLAIIKKLERVGDQITNIAEEIIFYQDAKVVKHKTKKKDKENGKNGGENQEQ
- the pstB gene encoding phosphate ABC transporter ATP-binding protein PstB: MGKKTYKLEARNLNAYYGSFHALKNINIEMEEKAVTAFIGPSGCGKSTFLRTLNRMNDYIEGFRVEGDILLDGRDIYSKDVRVDELRKEVGMVFQKPNPFPKTIFENVVYGLKIQGIKDKKILAEAAERSLQQTALWDEVKDKMDKSALALSGGQQQRLCIARALAISPSVILMDEPTSALDPISTAKIEELIYELKNDYTIVIVTHNMQQAGRVSDQTAFFYMGELVEYAKTKTMFTSPKHERTQNYITGRFG
- the pstA gene encoding phosphate ABC transporter permease PstA, which gives rise to MTNADKNRLKDKAFQVFGVFCTFIGLVVLAIFLVDIIIEGVSRIDWDFLTNLPSRRASRAGILTAWAGTLWILLLTSIIAFPLGIAAGVYLEEYSKKTKLANFLEVNIANLAGVPSIIYGLLGMEIFGRVLGLGGSLLSGALTLSLLILPIIIVTTREALKAVPRSIRDASYALGASKWQTTWFQVLPASFGGILTGIILALSRAVGEAAPLIVIGALAYVPFVPTSPTDEFTVLPIQIFNWTSRPQADFLVNAAAAIIILLLITFILNGIAVYLRNKWQSKVKW
- the pstC gene encoding phosphate ABC transporter permease subunit PstC, which translates into the protein MRVQERIIEGLLWLSAVITILITAAIIWVLLSQSISFFSEVSIMDFLTDDEWTPLFAQKHFGILPLVTGTLLTTAIAIAVALPVGLTIAVYLNEYAPGRFKKTVKPLLEILATIPTVVYGFFALTVVTPFLQTIIPNLAGFNSLSAGIVMGIMIIPMISSLSEDAISAVPRSLREAAYGMGSTRLQTAFGVMVPAASSGIVVSVILAISRAVGETMIVAIAAGQQPRLTLNPLVPIETITTYIVQVSLGDVPHGSLEYKTIFAAGITLFIFTFALNNLSFWVKKKYQEKYD
- a CDS encoding PstS family phosphate ABC transporter substrate-binding protein, which produces MLNVRLTYTKLNLAILLGGSLLLGSCGGDKKADEGGATSEVSGDLSGDIQIDGSSTVYPITEAVAEEFRAEAQDVKVTVGVSGSGGGFKKFSRGEIDITNASRSIKEAEANTAKENNITYIELPVAYDGLTVVVHPENNWAKDITVAELKKIWEPGAQGKITKWNQIRPEWPDKEIHLYGAGVESGTYDYFTEAIVGESHSSRGDYTASEDDNVLVQGVSTDPLALGFFGYAYYEENKTKLKAVPVNDENDANGKGAIMPTVETVKDGSYAPLSRPLFIYVNSKAAARPEVVEFVNFYLDNAATLSEEVGYIPMPAEQYEEQKAKFKQFASGTAKK